One window of the Melanotaenia boesemani isolate fMelBoe1 chromosome 14, fMelBoe1.pri, whole genome shotgun sequence genome contains the following:
- the si:ch211-191a24.4 gene encoding MARVEL domain-containing protein 3 isoform X3 yields MSQPPRSNRGHRERNGDHRPRSGDSRSSRDDRRSYPDSSSSHPPYYPRDADPSSRYARDVPRMEHHDSKCANVCSRRGIVLICAVLTNFLMLICLITAQMVTSGMTSMAGMSSLNINTDISLQGTELQKVRELDMQYSQMRAPGTYGGIAFILIFGVISLLFVVAGNKPPQLMSWKLLVGSLVFQAVGAVVYVVAIGLYLHFVIQVNSTDVCKQRERIYSRNGYTWMNCSVSGGDAAVALFGIITAILYTAGTVLTVQTIRGVKRYLQERKRREAEKQQARANPQRAPLRAETISV; encoded by the exons ATGAGCCAACCGCCCCGTTCAAACCGGGGACACCGGGAGAGGAATGGAGACCATCGACCGAGAAGCGGAGACTCCCGGTCGTCCCGGGATGACCGGCGATCATATCCCGACAG ctcctcctctcaccctccATACTACCCCCGAGATGCTGACCCCTCTTCCAGATACGCACGTGATGTTCCTCGAATGGAGCACCATGACTCCAAATGTGCAAACGTTTGTTCCAGAAGAG GCATCGTGCTGATCTGTGCTGTGCTGACCAACTTCCTGATGCTGATCTGTCTGATCACAGCTCAGATGGTCACCTCAGGCATGACCTCCATGGCTGGAATGAGCAGCTTAAACATCAACACTGACATCTCCCTGCAGGGCACAGAGCTGCAGAAGGTACGAGAGCTGGACATGCAGTACAGCCAGATGAGGGCACCGGGCACCTATGGCGGAATCGCCTTCATCCTGATCTTTGGGGTCATCTCGCTGCTGTTTGTGGTTGCCGGTAACAAACCCCCCCAGCTGATGTCATGGAAGCTCCTGGTTGGATCGCTGGTGTTCCAGGCAGTGGGTGCGGTGGTCTACGTGGTGGCCATCGGCCTCTATTTGCACTTTGTGATCCAGGTCAACTCCACAGATGTGTGCAAACAGCGCGAGAGGATTTATTCACGAAATGGCTACACCTGGATGAACTGCAGCGTGAGCGGGGGGGATGCAGCCGTGGCTCTGTTTGGGATCATCACCGCCATCTTGTACACAGCAGGCACAGTGCTCACAGTCCAGACCATCAGAGGGGTGAAGCGCTACCTCCAGGAGCGAAAGAGGCGAGAGGCAGAGAAACAGCAAGCCCGAGCCAACCCACAGAGAGCCCCGCTGAGGGCCGAAACCATCTCTGTGTGA
- the c14h8orf82 gene encoding UPF0598 protein C8orf82 homolog — protein sequence MLFLRTPVLSCRALTALRCLFPGYTASRSSATYVQGQSPEPRIREYFYYIDHQGQLFLDDTKMKNFVTCFKDKQFLVFFFSRLRANESGRYEEDFPFLSLCGRERNFLRCDDRPVVFTHLLQSIAGQQGTTGDQEQLSYCGGAEKLSVPFRPEALYMHPVSGRVYHPCPERSGGVGLIRSTLAIELSPFFVYPPESTLSGQPTHFFWGGQKRTLTNELAGYFPPTAEGGEQQGELR from the exons ATGTTGTTTCTCCGGACTCCTGTTCTCAGCTGCAGAGCTCTGACCGCTCTGCGCTGCCTGTTCCCCGGCTACACCGCCTCCAGAAGCTCCGCTACATATGTTCAGGGCCAGAGTCCTGAGCCTCGCATCCGAGAGTATTTCTACTACATTGACCATCAAGGACAG cttTTCCTCGATGACACTAAAATGAAGAACTTTGTCACCTGCTTCAAAG ACAAACAGTTCCTGGTCTTCTTCTTCAGCCGTCTACGTGCGAATGAGAGCGGGCGCTACGAGGAGGACTTTCCCTTCCTGTCCCTGTGTGGCAGGGAGAGGAACTTCCTGCGCTGCGATGACCGACCTGTGGTCTTCACCCACCTGCTGCAGAGCATCGCAGGGCAGCAGGGAACTACAGGAGACCAGGAGCAGCTGTCGTACTGTGGCGGTGCAGAGAAGCTCTCCGTACCCTTCCGCCCGGAGGCGCTCTACATGCATCCTGTTAGTGGGCGGGTCTATCACCCCTGCCCGGAGCGCTCAGGAGGTGTCGGCCTGATCAGGTCCACTTTGGCAATCGAGCTCAGCCCCTTCTTCGTTTATCCACCAGAGAGCACCCTATCAGGACAGCCGACACATTTTTTCTGGGGAGGACAGAAGCGCACGCTAACCAATGAGCTTGCAGGATATTTCCCCCCAACAGCGGAAGGTGGCGAGCAGCAGGGAGAGCTCAGATAA
- the si:ch211-191a24.4 gene encoding MARVEL domain-containing protein 3 isoform X1, with protein sequence MLKGQHPLKIVCTTEASLASQLGLTSYKAADSQKLVGWSCFYLETHTLVVRGFKKDSCCVTLDCLHRLHTGMSQPPRSNRGHRERNGDHRPRSGDSRSSRDDRRSYPDSSSSHPPYYPRDADPSSRYARDVPRMEHHDSKCANVCSRRGIVLICAVLTNFLMLICLITAQMVTSGMTSMAGMSSLNINTDISLQGTELQKVRELDMQYSQMRAPGTYGGIAFILIFGVISLLFVVAGNKPPQLMSWKLLVGSLVFQAVGAVVYVVAIGLYLHFVIQVNSTDVCKQRERIYSRNGYTWMNCSVSGGDAAVALFGIITAILYTAGTVLTVQTIRGVKRYLQERKRREAEKQQARANPQRAPLRAETISV encoded by the exons ATGTTAAAAGGCCAACACCCCCTAAAAATCGTGTGTACAACAGAGGCTTCTTTGGCTTCACAGCTGGGACTGACATCGTACAAAGCGGCTGATTCACAGAAGCTG gTAGGGTGGAGCTGTTTCTACCTGGAAACACATACTTTGGTGGTTCGAGGATTCAAAAAGGACAGTTGTTGCGTGACTTTAGACTGCTTACATCGACTTCACA CAGGTATGAGCCAACCGCCCCGTTCAAACCGGGGACACCGGGAGAGGAATGGAGACCATCGACCGAGAAGCGGAGACTCCCGGTCGTCCCGGGATGACCGGCGATCATATCCCGACAG ctcctcctctcaccctccATACTACCCCCGAGATGCTGACCCCTCTTCCAGATACGCACGTGATGTTCCTCGAATGGAGCACCATGACTCCAAATGTGCAAACGTTTGTTCCAGAAGAG GCATCGTGCTGATCTGTGCTGTGCTGACCAACTTCCTGATGCTGATCTGTCTGATCACAGCTCAGATGGTCACCTCAGGCATGACCTCCATGGCTGGAATGAGCAGCTTAAACATCAACACTGACATCTCCCTGCAGGGCACAGAGCTGCAGAAGGTACGAGAGCTGGACATGCAGTACAGCCAGATGAGGGCACCGGGCACCTATGGCGGAATCGCCTTCATCCTGATCTTTGGGGTCATCTCGCTGCTGTTTGTGGTTGCCGGTAACAAACCCCCCCAGCTGATGTCATGGAAGCTCCTGGTTGGATCGCTGGTGTTCCAGGCAGTGGGTGCGGTGGTCTACGTGGTGGCCATCGGCCTCTATTTGCACTTTGTGATCCAGGTCAACTCCACAGATGTGTGCAAACAGCGCGAGAGGATTTATTCACGAAATGGCTACACCTGGATGAACTGCAGCGTGAGCGGGGGGGATGCAGCCGTGGCTCTGTTTGGGATCATCACCGCCATCTTGTACACAGCAGGCACAGTGCTCACAGTCCAGACCATCAGAGGGGTGAAGCGCTACCTCCAGGAGCGAAAGAGGCGAGAGGCAGAGAAACAGCAAGCCCGAGCCAACCCACAGAGAGCCCCGCTGAGGGCCGAAACCATCTCTGTGTGA
- the si:ch211-191a24.4 gene encoding MARVEL domain-containing protein 3 isoform X2, whose product MLKGQHPLKIVCTTEASLASQLGLTSYKAADSQKLVGWSCFYLETHTLVVRGFKKDSCCVTLDCLHRLHSMSQPPRSNRGHRERNGDHRPRSGDSRSSRDDRRSYPDSSSSHPPYYPRDADPSSRYARDVPRMEHHDSKCANVCSRRGIVLICAVLTNFLMLICLITAQMVTSGMTSMAGMSSLNINTDISLQGTELQKVRELDMQYSQMRAPGTYGGIAFILIFGVISLLFVVAGNKPPQLMSWKLLVGSLVFQAVGAVVYVVAIGLYLHFVIQVNSTDVCKQRERIYSRNGYTWMNCSVSGGDAAVALFGIITAILYTAGTVLTVQTIRGVKRYLQERKRREAEKQQARANPQRAPLRAETISV is encoded by the exons ATGTTAAAAGGCCAACACCCCCTAAAAATCGTGTGTACAACAGAGGCTTCTTTGGCTTCACAGCTGGGACTGACATCGTACAAAGCGGCTGATTCACAGAAGCTG gTAGGGTGGAGCTGTTTCTACCTGGAAACACATACTTTGGTGGTTCGAGGATTCAAAAAGGACAGTTGTTGCGTGACTTTAGACTGCTTACATCGACTTCACA GTATGAGCCAACCGCCCCGTTCAAACCGGGGACACCGGGAGAGGAATGGAGACCATCGACCGAGAAGCGGAGACTCCCGGTCGTCCCGGGATGACCGGCGATCATATCCCGACAG ctcctcctctcaccctccATACTACCCCCGAGATGCTGACCCCTCTTCCAGATACGCACGTGATGTTCCTCGAATGGAGCACCATGACTCCAAATGTGCAAACGTTTGTTCCAGAAGAG GCATCGTGCTGATCTGTGCTGTGCTGACCAACTTCCTGATGCTGATCTGTCTGATCACAGCTCAGATGGTCACCTCAGGCATGACCTCCATGGCTGGAATGAGCAGCTTAAACATCAACACTGACATCTCCCTGCAGGGCACAGAGCTGCAGAAGGTACGAGAGCTGGACATGCAGTACAGCCAGATGAGGGCACCGGGCACCTATGGCGGAATCGCCTTCATCCTGATCTTTGGGGTCATCTCGCTGCTGTTTGTGGTTGCCGGTAACAAACCCCCCCAGCTGATGTCATGGAAGCTCCTGGTTGGATCGCTGGTGTTCCAGGCAGTGGGTGCGGTGGTCTACGTGGTGGCCATCGGCCTCTATTTGCACTTTGTGATCCAGGTCAACTCCACAGATGTGTGCAAACAGCGCGAGAGGATTTATTCACGAAATGGCTACACCTGGATGAACTGCAGCGTGAGCGGGGGGGATGCAGCCGTGGCTCTGTTTGGGATCATCACCGCCATCTTGTACACAGCAGGCACAGTGCTCACAGTCCAGACCATCAGAGGGGTGAAGCGCTACCTCCAGGAGCGAAAGAGGCGAGAGGCAGAGAAACAGCAAGCCCGAGCCAACCCACAGAGAGCCCCGCTGAGGGCCGAAACCATCTCTGTGTGA